The Syntrophorhabdales bacterium genome segment GGGAAATCAACAGGCTGTATGGCAAAGTGAGGGAGCGGGGATATACGCTGGTACCGCTTTCCCTCTACTTTAATGAGAAGAACAAAGTTAAAGTGGAATTCGGACTCGCCAAAGGCAAGACTTCGGTCGACAAAAGAGAAGATATAAAGCGGCGCGACGAAAAACGAATCAATGACCGGGAGTACCGGTCGCGATAGAAGGGGGCGATTGGCTTCGACAGGGAAAGAAGGGTCACGGAGGCATGCCGGGGATCTAGCTGCCCGTTATCAGGTAGAAATAAACACAAACGCAGACACAGATCTAGCACTGGCTGCTTAAGACAGCCACGTCCACTGGACCTTCCGCCCGCTTAAGGTCCAGACTGGGCGCCATTTCAGCGGGATAGCTTCCCGGGACACCTATATCGGGCGGCGAAATCTGATAGGCTGGGATGAGAGAAAACTTGTTAGTGGGTGTTCTCCCGTCCGAGATCTAAAACACTAACTAAGCATGTAGGCTCTTTGGGTCTTGTTCTCTGGACGCGGGTTCGATTCCCGCCGCCTCCACCAATTAGGACATAGCGCATGCGTGAGGAGGATCACCGGCCCTGGGGCTACTTCTGCGTTCTTGAGGATGCCCCACGCCATAAGGTAAAGAGAATCGTGGTTGACCCTGGGCAGAGACTCTCTCTTCAGCGGCACGGGCGCAGAAGAGAACACTGGTTTGTGCTCGAGGGCGAGGCGCTGGTCACCAGAGACCAAGAGGAGATTCAACTCGTTTCGGGTCACGCGATAAGTATCCCGGAGGGGGCGTGGCATCGCGTTAAGAACATAGGGAGTATACCGTTGGTTTTCGTCGAGGTCCAAACAGGGGATTACTTCGGCGAAGATGATATAGTTCGCGCAGAAGACGACTACGGCCGGTCTTAGACGGACCGTTCGTGTCCCAATACGCTGCCGCTTTCGTTAAGTTATTGAAAATTGAGCATATTCCTCGCCACCGGTTGACCGGGCAGCACATTTCTGGTAATCTTATAATCTCACCTCCCAATGGAAAGACAATCAGCCTGGAAAAAGAAAACAAAATCAGACATCGACCAGATCTTTACTTTCTGTGATGGTTACAAGGAGTTTCTCGACCTGGCGAAAACAGAGCGGGAAGCCGCCCGATTCATAGGCGAGGCGCTGAAACAGAAGGGCTTTGCGGACGGCTCCGCTTTGGGAAGAATGTTCCGCGTCAACAAAGGCAAGGCAGTCATGGCATGGCTGCCCGGAAAGGCCGATCCCGCAGAAGGCTTACGCATCATCATTGCTCACATTGATGCTCCGAGGCTCGATTTGAAGCAAAACCCGCTCTACGAGGACCTCGATCTTGCACTCCTGCACACACATTACTATGGGGGCATCAAGAAGTACCAGTGGGTGGCAATGCCCTTGGCCATCCATGGCGTGATTGTGAGGGCTGACGGAAGTACCGTGGAATTGGCAATCGGAGAAGATGAGAAAGACCCCGTTTTTGTCATAGATGATCTTCTGCCTCACCTGTCGAGAAAGACCCAGGATGAGAAGAAGCTCTCCGAAGCTATCGATGGCGAGAAGTTGACCGTGCTCTTCGGGAGTTTGCCGCTGGTGGGCGAGGAAAAGAATGCGGTCAAGGGTCAGATCCTGACGCTCCTCAATGAACGGTACGGTGTGGTGGAGGAAGACTTTATCAGCGCCGAGATCGAGATCGTTCCGGCATTTAAAGCGCGGGATGTGGGTCTCGACAGGAGCATGATCGGTGCGTACGGGCAGGATGACAGGGCATCAGCCTATCCGCTCCTCAGGGCAATTTGTGACACGGAAACCCCCGCGCATCCGGCTCTCGCGATCTTCGTTGACAAAGAAGAGATCGGGTCAGAGGGCGATACCGGCGCCAAGTCGCGCTTCATAAAGATTTATCTGCACGAGATGTTGGGCGCCTCAGGCCTTACCGTGTCTGATGTAACCGTGGAGCGCATACTCTTTGATTCGAAGGCGATAAGCGCGGATGTCAACGGGCCTGTGAATCCCAATTGGCAGGAAGTCCATGAAAAACAGAACGCCTGCTATCTGGGAGGCGGTATTTGCGTGACGAAATTTACCGGGCACGGCGGAAAAGTAGGCGCCAGCGATGCTCACGCAGAATATGTAGGAGAGATCAGGCGTCTTTTTGCCAAACAAAATATCATCTGGCAGACAGGAGAACTGGGTAAAATCGATGAGGGAGGAGGTGGAACTGTGGCGAAGTATCTAGCCGAATACGGCATGGATGTTATCGATATGGGAGTACCCCTTCTCACCATGCATTCCCCCTTTGAAATTTCCAGCAAACTGGACATTTATGAATCTTACCTGGCCTTTAAGGCCTTTCTGGCATCGTAAGCACTAGGAGGCATCAAGCAATGATCGAAGTCGAAACGGTGAAAATACCGGACGTACTGCCACTGCTCCCTGTTCGGGACATGGTGATGTACCCTTCGGTGACTCTCCCTCTATTTTTGGGTCGGGAGATGTCGATTAACGCGGTAGAAAAATCCCTGTCGACAGATCGTCTTATTCTCGTCGCAGCGCAGAAGGATCTGACCGATGAGGACCCCCTGCCCGCACGGATCTACTCCCTTGGCGTCGTGTCTCAAATCATGCGCATGCTGCGACTTCCGGACGGCAGGATCAAGATACTGGTGCAAGGCTTGAAAAGGGCCGAGATCGCTCGTTACACGCAGGAACGACCCACCTACCTAGTGGAATTAAGGACCATCGAGGAACCGATCATCACCGAGATCACCCTGGAAATCGAAGCGCTGATGCGTTATGTGAAGGAAGAGATGGAGAAGGTCGTCTCTATGGGAAGGATGATCTCTCCTGACGTGCTCCTCGTACTCGATACTATCGACGAGCCCGGAAGATTTGCCGACATAGCGTGCGCGAATCTGGGGTTACCTGTTGGAAAGGCTCAGGAAATACTTGAGGTCGTCGATCCCATCGAGCGGCTGAAGAAGCTTTCGGAGATCATCGGTAAGGAAATTCAGCTTCTCAACATGCAGGCAAAAATACTCTCCACTGCAAAAGAGGAGATGACCAAGAGTCAACGGGATTACTTCCTCAGGGAGCAGATAAAGGCGATACGGACTGAACTCGGCGAAGTAGACGAGCGCGAGGATGAAGCAAAGGATCTCAGGAAACGCGTCAAGAAGGCTAAGATGCCCAAGGACGTGGAGAAGGAAATAAAGAAGCAGATCGAACGCCTGGAGATGATGCACCCGGATGCTGTGGAATCGAACATGCTCCGGACCTATGTAGAATGGGTCGTTGAACTTCCCTGGAGCTGCTCGACGAAAGATAACATCCAGGTAGCGAAGGTAAAGAGAACGCTCGACGAAGACCACTACGGTCTGGACAAGGTAAAAGAAAGAATCCTCGAATTTCTGAGCGTTATCAAACTCAAGGGTGTCATGAAGGGCCCGATACTCTGCTTTGTCGGTCCTCCGGGCGTGGGGAAGACCTCGCTGGGCCGGTCGATTGCCAGGGCCATGGGGAGGAATTTCTTGAGAATTTCGCTTGGAGGCATGAAGGATGAGGCTGAAATAAGGGGCCACAGGAGAACCTATGTGGGCGCTCTGCCCGGACGCATCATCCAGGGCCTCAAGCAGGCAGGCACAAACAATCCTGTGTTCATGCTCGATGAAATAGACAAGATTGGTATGGATTTCAGAGGCGACCCGGCGAGCGCGTTGCTTGAAGTGCTGGATCCGGAACAGAACTGCGCGTTCAGCGACCACTACCTGAACCTGCCTTTTGACCTGTCTAAAGTAATGTTCATCACCACGGCGAACCGGATTGACACAATTCCACCTGCGCTCGAGGATAGGATGGAGGTCATTTCCCTTCCGGGCTACACAGAGCGAGAGAAGATGATGATAGCCAAGAAGTACCTCATCCCGAAACAGATGAAAGAGAACGGGTTGAGCAGGAGGATGCTCGCTTTCAGTGACAGTACCGTGGAGAAACTCATTCGGGATTACACCAGAGAGGCAGGTGTACGAGGCCTCGAGCGGGAGATTGCAGCTGTCGCCCGTAAGGTCGCGAAGCGGATCGCCGAGGGAAACAAGAAGAAAGTGATGGTCACCCCTCAGAACCTGCACAGTTTTCTCGGGCCCTTGAAATTTATGCCCGAGACAGCCATTTCGACCGATATACCCGGCGTGGCGTGTGGCCTTGCATGGACTGAAACGGGCGGTGAACTGCTTTTTGTGGAAGCCTCTTCCAGAAAAGGAAGAAGGGAGCTCACGCTTACAGGCAGCATGGGAGACGTGATGAAAGAGTCAGCGCAGGCCGCGCTCACATACATAAAAGCCAAGGCGAAACAGCTCGGCATCCCACAACAGAGCTTCGACGAGCTTGAGATGCACATCCATGTCCCACAGGGTGCGATCCCTAAAGACGGCCCCTCGGCGGGCATCACCATGGCTGTGGCCATGATCAGCGCCCTCACCAAAAAAATAGTCGCACCCAAGATCGCGATGACCGGCGAGATCACATTAACAGGACGGGTACTTCCGGTTGGCGGTCTCAAAGAGAAGACGCTTGCCGCCCTTCGGGCGCGATTAAAGAAAGTAATCATCCCGGAGGAGAATCTGAAAGACCTGGAAGAGATTCCCGACTACGTAAAAGAGAAAATAACGTTTCTCCCTGTCAAAGACATGGACGACGTCGTAAAGCTCCTTTTCAGCGCGCCGCAGCGCAGCAGGCGGCGCCTGCCGGGAAAGAGGGTGCATCGTGAAAGAAGCCTCCTTCTACGAGAAAGGCGACCACGGTAACGTACATTGTTACCTCTGCAGACATCATTGCCGGATAAGCGAAGGTAAGCGGGGGATATGCGGAGTCAGAGAAAATAAAGGCGGCACTCTCTATACGCTCGTCTATGCAAAACCCTGCTCGTGGCACGTCGATCCCGTCGAAAAGAAACCCCTGTTCCACTATTTTCCAGGGTCAAAAGCTTTCTCCATCGCTACGGTCGGCTGCAACTTCCGCTGCTTGCATTGTCAGAACCACGAGATATCCCAACTGCCGACAGATCAGGGCATCATAGACGGAGAATCCTTTACGCCCGAGGATGTCGTGGATTATGCAGAAAAGACCGGTTGCCGCAGCATATCGTACACGTACACCGAACCGACAATGTTTTACGAGTATGCCTTTGACATCGCCAGGCTTGCAAAACAACGTAATATTTCTAATAACTTCGTAACCAACGGGTATATTGAGAAGGAGCCTCTCGCGGCGATACGACCCTATCTCGATGCAGCCAACATCGACCTGAAGTCTATTTCGGGCGATTTTTACAAAAGAGTCTGCGGAGCTCGTGTAGAAGGTGTCCTAGAATCGATCAGGAACTACAAAACCCTCGGGATCTGGACCGAGATAACCACGCTCGTTATCCCGGGTCTCAATGACAGCGATGAGGAGTTCCACGCATTAGCCCGATTTATCCGGGACGAAGTCGGGCCGGAAACCCCCTGGCACATAAGCGCATTCCATCCTACCTACAAACTTACCGACGCTCCTCCTACGCCATCGAAATTATTAATAAAAGCACGACAGATCGGCGTCGCAACAGGGTTGCGCTACGTATATACGGGCAACATCCCTGGTCTTGACGGGGAACATACTTACTGCTACCAGTGCAAAAAGCCACTCATAAAAAGATACGGGTTCGCCGTCACAGAGTATAGTGTGGAGGCAGGCGCTTGCAAGTTTTGCGGCGCGAGACTGGACGGCATCGGGCTCTGAAGCGTTCGCAAGAAACTTCTTTTTCTTTCCTTTTAGCACAATTATGTGCTAGTATTATTAATACTCGATCAGATATTTCTTCTGTTTCTGGAGCCTTGCACAGTTCTGTCCTCATGAGAGACTGCAAAACAGAGAGATACCGAAAAAGGGGGCTGTGATGCAGGGGTCAAAATTGTTTATAGGAAATCTGAGTTATTCCGTTGACAAGGAGAAACTCAGGGAACTGTTCGCTGCTTACGGCGAAGTGACAAATGTTACAGTGATTGAAGGGAAGGGGTTCGGATTTGTGGAGATGGCGACACCTGAGGCTGCGGAAAAAGCAAAAGCGGGGTTGAATGGGACACAGCTTCAGGGCCGCACAATGAATGTTGATGAGGCCCGTCCGCAGCGGGACAAAGATAAAGGAAGAAGAAGCGGCGGCCCAAGAAGATACTAAAGGAGATACTGTGTACGTACACGTTGACGACGGCAACATAGAAAAAGCAATAAAGACGCTGAAGCGTCTGATGCAGAAGGAAGGCGTTCTCAAAGAGATCAAGAGGAGAAGTTTTTATGAGAAACCTTCGGAGAGGGAACGGCGCAAGCAGAGGGAAGCAAGGAAGCGGCGGCTGAAAGCGGAACGAAGGAAGTCCTGGAAAGCTTAGCTTAATGTCGCTGCCGCGCTTCAATAGACGCTAGATACGTTATAGTTACTCCATGGGTCGGCCACGTTCATTGTGGCCGACCTTTTTATTTTTCACCGTCCACACCAGACTTGCTCTCCGACCCGTACGCGTAGAGAAGGTGAGACACTGTAGGCGCAGCCTCTCCAATATGAAAGGATCGGACGAGTTTTGCCGCGGCCAGGTCGGAGACGGTGAAACGCTCATGTTGGCGCAAGTGCTCGAGCCAGGACTCAACAATGAAGAATTCAACGTAGCGGGAAACATCCGCGGTGTCGCGGAACAGTCCCCACTGGAGTGCCCCGTCCCGCAGGCGAATGCGGCGCATGGAGCGCATGGCTTGAGCGAACTCGCGCGCGGACAGTGGATCAATCTTATATTCGATGGTCACGAGCACGGGTCCTTGGTCAGGAGGTGTCTCCGGCGAGACTCTCTCTGTTTCGCGCCAACGCGCGGAGGGCGTAAGATCGAGATTTTCCCCGACTGGCATCCGGTAACGCAAATTGAAGACGAGAGCCACCCCAAGTGCCACGGCGGCAATAAGCAGAGCAGCGGAAATATCTGTGAATGAGGCGACCATGCCCCAGAGAGCACTGCCTCCAGCCAGTCCTCCGAAAAACACAATGCCATAACTGGCCATCGCCCGTCCGCGCACCCAGGAGGGTACCGCCAACTGTACCCCTGCAGTCAGCGTGGAGAAGAGCGATAGCCAGGCCACGCCCCCTACGCCCATCAGCAACCCAACAAGGAGAGCGTTACGCAGGACTGCAAGACCAATAAGGACCAGCGCGAAAAGGAGCTGCGCCAGTGCAACGAGGTGCTCTGCAGAGATCTGCCGCCGCACTTTCGGCAGGATAAATGCTCCCACCACAGCACCCGTACCCAAACATCCAAGCAGCACACCGTATCCGAATGAACTGAGCCCCAGGCTTTCACGCGCGAGCAATGGTAGAAGACCCCACAGGGCGCTGGCGCAAAAGGCGAAGAGAAATGCGGGCATAAAAAGCGCGTGCAGTTCCGGGGCGTGGACAACGTAGCGCATGCCGGTGCGTATTGCGGCAAAAAATCGCTCCGTCGGCAGAGCGCTCTCCGGTACCGGCCTCCGCCAATGGTAAATCACGGCGACTACCCCGAGAAAAGAGACTGCGTTGAGCAGAAAGACAGCGCCCGGTCCCAAAGCAGCTGCCAGCAGGCCGCCCAGAGCGGGACCTATCGCACGGGAGACATTAAATCCCATAGCGCCCAGAGCCACTGCCGCGTGCAGATCCGTTCGGGGTACCAGTTCAGGCACAATAGCCTGCCACACGGGACCCGAGAGGGCACCCCCTATCTGGAGAACAAAGGTAAGAACCAAAAGCAGTACGGGGGTTGTGAGCCCTCCCACTGTAAACAGTCCGATAACAGCCGCTGCAACACTCATCCACAACTGGAAGAAAATGAGGAGACGGCGGCGATCGGTCACGTCCGCCATCGCACCCGCAGGCAAACCGAGGAGAAAAAGCGGCAGTGTACTCGCTGTCTGCATCAGCGCCACCATGATCGGTTTCGGCGCAAGAGAGGTCATGAGCCAGGCTCCCGCAACATCATGCATCCATGACCCTATGTTGGAAAACAGGGCAGCAATCCAGAGCCCACAAAAGACCGGCTGGAGGAGAGGAGACCACGCGGACGTTTTTTGCAGTTGCTTATCGTTCACTTCGCTAGTGCTCCCCAGAAAGTTAATGCATCGGATGCCGCAAGGCCAGATTGCTTTCATTGTAGCACATACCACTTCTACAGTTCTTATTGACACCTATT includes the following:
- a CDS encoding phosphomannose isomerase type II C-terminal cupin domain; the protein is MREEDHRPWGYFCVLEDAPRHKVKRIVVDPGQRLSLQRHGRRREHWFVLEGEALVTRDQEEIQLVSGHAISIPEGAWHRVKNIGSIPLVFVEVQTGDYFGEDDIVRAEDDYGRS
- a CDS encoding aminopeptidase, with the protein product MERQSAWKKKTKSDIDQIFTFCDGYKEFLDLAKTEREAARFIGEALKQKGFADGSALGRMFRVNKGKAVMAWLPGKADPAEGLRIIIAHIDAPRLDLKQNPLYEDLDLALLHTHYYGGIKKYQWVAMPLAIHGVIVRADGSTVELAIGEDEKDPVFVIDDLLPHLSRKTQDEKKLSEAIDGEKLTVLFGSLPLVGEEKNAVKGQILTLLNERYGVVEEDFISAEIEIVPAFKARDVGLDRSMIGAYGQDDRASAYPLLRAICDTETPAHPALAIFVDKEEIGSEGDTGAKSRFIKIYLHEMLGASGLTVSDVTVERILFDSKAISADVNGPVNPNWQEVHEKQNACYLGGGICVTKFTGHGGKVGASDAHAEYVGEIRRLFAKQNIIWQTGELGKIDEGGGGTVAKYLAEYGMDVIDMGVPLLTMHSPFEISSKLDIYESYLAFKAFLAS
- the lon gene encoding endopeptidase La, producing MIEVETVKIPDVLPLLPVRDMVMYPSVTLPLFLGREMSINAVEKSLSTDRLILVAAQKDLTDEDPLPARIYSLGVVSQIMRMLRLPDGRIKILVQGLKRAEIARYTQERPTYLVELRTIEEPIITEITLEIEALMRYVKEEMEKVVSMGRMISPDVLLVLDTIDEPGRFADIACANLGLPVGKAQEILEVVDPIERLKKLSEIIGKEIQLLNMQAKILSTAKEEMTKSQRDYFLREQIKAIRTELGEVDEREDEAKDLRKRVKKAKMPKDVEKEIKKQIERLEMMHPDAVESNMLRTYVEWVVELPWSCSTKDNIQVAKVKRTLDEDHYGLDKVKERILEFLSVIKLKGVMKGPILCFVGPPGVGKTSLGRSIARAMGRNFLRISLGGMKDEAEIRGHRRTYVGALPGRIIQGLKQAGTNNPVFMLDEIDKIGMDFRGDPASALLEVLDPEQNCAFSDHYLNLPFDLSKVMFITTANRIDTIPPALEDRMEVISLPGYTEREKMMIAKKYLIPKQMKENGLSRRMLAFSDSTVEKLIRDYTREAGVRGLEREIAAVARKVAKRIAEGNKKKVMVTPQNLHSFLGPLKFMPETAISTDIPGVACGLAWTETGGELLFVEASSRKGRRELTLTGSMGDVMKESAQAALTYIKAKAKQLGIPQQSFDELEMHIHVPQGAIPKDGPSAGITMAVAMISALTKKIVAPKIAMTGEITLTGRVLPVGGLKEKTLAALRARLKKVIIPEENLKDLEEIPDYVKEKITFLPVKDMDDVVKLLFSAPQRSRRRLPGKRVHRERSLLLRERRPR
- the amrS gene encoding AmmeMemoRadiSam system radical SAM enzyme, translating into MKEASFYEKGDHGNVHCYLCRHHCRISEGKRGICGVRENKGGTLYTLVYAKPCSWHVDPVEKKPLFHYFPGSKAFSIATVGCNFRCLHCQNHEISQLPTDQGIIDGESFTPEDVVDYAEKTGCRSISYTYTEPTMFYEYAFDIARLAKQRNISNNFVTNGYIEKEPLAAIRPYLDAANIDLKSISGDFYKRVCGARVEGVLESIRNYKTLGIWTEITTLVIPGLNDSDEEFHALARFIRDEVGPETPWHISAFHPTYKLTDAPPTPSKLLIKARQIGVATGLRYVYTGNIPGLDGEHTYCYQCKKPLIKRYGFAVTEYSVEAGACKFCGARLDGIGL
- a CDS encoding RNA-binding protein; this encodes MQGSKLFIGNLSYSVDKEKLRELFAAYGEVTNVTVIEGKGFGFVEMATPEAAEKAKAGLNGTQLQGRTMNVDEARPQRDKDKGRRSGGPRRY
- the rpsU gene encoding 30S ribosomal protein S21 produces the protein MYVHVDDGNIEKAIKTLKRLMQKEGVLKEIKRRSFYEKPSERERRKQREARKRRLKAERRKSWKA
- a CDS encoding MFS transporter, with protein sequence MNDKQLQKTSAWSPLLQPVFCGLWIAALFSNIGSWMHDVAGAWLMTSLAPKPIMVALMQTASTLPLFLLGLPAGAMADVTDRRRLLIFFQLWMSVAAAVIGLFTVGGLTTPVLLLVLTFVLQIGGALSGPVWQAIVPELVPRTDLHAAVALGAMGFNVSRAIGPALGGLLAAALGPGAVFLLNAVSFLGVVAVIYHWRRPVPESALPTERFFAAIRTGMRYVVHAPELHALFMPAFLFAFCASALWGLLPLLARESLGLSSFGYGVLLGCLGTGAVVGAFILPKVRRQISAEHLVALAQLLFALVLIGLAVLRNALLVGLLMGVGGVAWLSLFSTLTAGVQLAVPSWVRGRAMASYGIVFFGGLAGGSALWGMVASFTDISAALLIAAVALGVALVFNLRYRMPVGENLDLTPSARWRETERVSPETPPDQGPVLVTIEYKIDPLSAREFAQAMRSMRRIRLRDGALQWGLFRDTADVSRYVEFFIVESWLEHLRQHERFTVSDLAAAKLVRSFHIGEAAPTVSHLLYAYGSESKSGVDGEK